A single window of Chloracidobacterium thermophilum B DNA harbors:
- the rpmI gene encoding 50S ribosomal protein L35, which translates to MPKLKTHKGAVKRFRSTANGKFKRGHSHCRHLLTKKSPKRRRHLDLDTYVSPADEPTVRRMLPYGNR; encoded by the coding sequence ATGCCGAAGCTGAAAACACACAAGGGTGCCGTCAAGCGTTTTCGCTCAACGGCCAACGGAAAGTTCAAGCGTGGGCACTCACACTGCCGTCACCTTCTGACCAAGAAATCTCCGAAACGCCGGCGTCATCTTGACCTGGACACCTACGTTTCACCAGCCGATGAGCCAACCGTGCGCCGGATGCTGCCCTACGGCAATCGGTAA